From the Carya illinoinensis cultivar Pawnee chromosome 4, C.illinoinensisPawnee_v1, whole genome shotgun sequence genome, one window contains:
- the LOC122307867 gene encoding uncharacterized protein LOC122307867: MKVGRRSKGIAFGVLCISLCLRIVQGYKESETMRTLKLEQGDSHEVHCSRERSQAAWKIIEEYLMPFVEKERYQISRRCRLHPDNDLYRDQEQHKIHVDLNEWQCGYCRKRFYTEKYLDRHFDNRHYDLLNMSHSRCLADVCGALHCDLVMDSMPRKTKCNPAAAARNHHLCESLADGCFPVNQGPSASHLHEFFLRQFCDAHTCTGGQKPFSRGHRKTRSIFYLSISVLTLVLLPLFYIFIYMHQRGIKGGTVELKRISKGVRKKKAS, from the exons ATGAAGGTGGGTAGGCGGTCAAAAGGGATCGCGTTTGGCGTTCTCTGCATCTCGCTTTGTCTACGGATAGTTCAG GGCTATAAAGAATCTGAAACCATGCG AACTCTTAAGCTGGAGCAGGGAGATTCTCATGAGGTGCATTGTTCAAGAGAAAGGAGCCAGGCAGCATGGAAGATAATTGAGGAG TATCTAATGCCCTTTGTGGAGAAAGAACGATATCAGATTTCAAGAAGGTGTAGGCTTCACCCAGACAACGACCTTTACAGAGATCAGGAACAGCACAAGATCCACGTTGATTTAAATGAATGGCAATGTGGATACTGTAGGAAAAGGTTTTATACGGAGAAATACCTTGATCGGCATTTTGACAATAGGCACTATGACTTGCTGAATATG AGTCACAGCAGGTGCTTGGCAGATGTATGTGGTGCATTGCATTGTGACCTTGTGATGGATTCCATGCCTCGCAAAACTAAGTGCAATCCTGCTGCTGCTGCAAGGAATCATCATCTGTGTGAG AGCCTGGCTGATGGTTGTTTTCCAGTCAATCAAGGTCCCTCAGCAAGCCATCTTCATg AATTTTTCTTGCGACAATTCTGTGATGCTCACACTTGCACTGGAGGTCAGAAACCCTTCTCTAGAGGGCACAGG AAGACTAGGAGTATATTCTACCTTTCTATTTCCGTTCTGACTCTGGTGCTGTTGCCACTTTTCTATATCTTCATTTATATGCACCAGAG GGGAATAAAAGGGGGGACAGTAGAGCTGAAGCGCATCTCAAAAGGTGTGAGAAAGAAAAAGGCCTCTTAG